TCTTAAaatctttcaagttttcaatcttcgatactaagacactaattaatcaactaggtaccagttttgggcatatcgagggtgctaatccttcctcgtacgtaaccgactcccgaacccgttttcttgatttgcgtagaccaaaattgttgtttaaataaatcaagttatttattaaaaacaaccactttaacgaggtgacccgatcacacctagtCAAAAAGGATCGATGTCGACTCTcgttttttcaaaatccaagtcgattcccttttttttcaaaaatggttacgacagatGGTAGAGAGATGAATGTTGTTCAACAAAAGTTCCTGTTGCAATGCCTCTGCTAATCCTCTAAGCCCAAATTTGGTTGCTGAGTAAGCCGCAAAACCATATATACCCGcctatatttattaaatattgtacATCATGATGAGTATAAGAATCATTCAAGGCTAATATCTCATTTGGTTTATATTAAACCTGGCCGGCCATTGAAGACATAAGAGCAATGGAGGCAGGTCCCTTGTCCTTTTTATCCTTCATTAATGGCAAAGCTGCTTTGATGACATTGAAGCTTCCCATCAGATTCACGTCTATCATCGTCTTCATCACATCTAGTCCTTGGGTCTCAAACTCCTCAACGTAATACACCCCATGGTTAACTACTAGAACATCGATAGGGCCAGCCTCTTTTATAGCACGCTCAACGGCATCGTAGTCACGAACATCGGCACTAAAGatcgagacctcgacttcataGGCTTGACAGATTGATTCCTTTGCTTTTTGGAGCTGGTCAACGGAACGAGCCAAGAGGGAAATACGCGCTCCCTCCGATGCAGCTTGTTTGGCTATGGCTAGCTAGCCCGATGCCCATTGAACCGCCTGTTATGAAAACGTGTCGGTTTTTAATAGGTATGTTAATGGGCCGCGGCCGAACGATGAAgtagaggaggaggaggaggagaaggagAAGGATTGGTAGGAGGAGAAGACCGAAGAGCACCATtgaagtttaatttgttttagggAGAGAAATAATTAAGGTTAAGCAAGCATCTCTCTCCATATGGGGTCTAACATTATTTACCCTTTTTTCCTTGTATTCGGGAATAATTCTTAAGTTTTGAGCGTAAATCTGATAGCTGGTGCTGTACTGTAGTTTATCAATTAAGCTTTAATAAACTGGATGATCTTTGCGCGCTAACAGGATGCCTAATAATCAAATACTAACTATCATTtcaaagattaaaaaaagaattcatcttctttttctatttatttataatGCAACTACATGATATCATACAATAGAAATAAGAGCAAAACAGGTGAAGCCGACTCATtttcaagaataaagaaaagagaatccTAAAAGAGAAAAGGCAAGTGGTGGGTGCTAGTggagttgattatatcttttgGTAGCTACCACACGTATATATTAGGACAAGTAAAAGGAAATTTAATATATGTTCCCCTTGCTTATAATTTATAATTGAGGTAACATTTATAGAAAAGAATTGAGCCGCCTTATAGCTTCTAAAATATTTTGTCTTTGACCAAATGCACTGACTCTAATATACTCTTCGCCTGCAGGTCCAAACCCTCTCCCTGGAACTGTCACTATGTTTGTTTTCTTCAGAATTTCAGCGAATACATTCCAGGAACTCATTCCTGGAAAGTGTACCCATATATAGGGTGCATTTTTCCCACCATAAACCTTCCATCCAAGTGATGTAAATCCATCTACCAGTATTTTAGCGTTCTCCATGTAGTAGTCAATCACCTTGCATAGGTCCTGCAACCATGGTAACAGCAATATATATAGActactatataaaaatttaaatataactttatttgATATCTAAGTAACATAGGGTCCAATTATGTACATGATAACCATCTGTTGAAAGGCATGCAAGGCCTCCAGCCTGGGCAATATTTGATGCGCCATTAAAGCAAGTGCAAACAATGCGGTTGAAATCCTTTATAACAGGGAAGCCGTTGGAGTACAAAAGCTCCTCAGGGACCACCGTCCAGCCAAGTCGGACGCCTGTAAAACCAGCAAATTTGGAGAAGGATGAAATTTCAATGGCAACCTGCAATGACAACCCTTCTTCACGTTAAAAATTGCAGTAAATCTAGGTGATAAACGAAGATGATCGCATAAAACTGACCAACCTACCTCTTTGGCTCCAGGAATTGCAAAGATGGACCTCGGGCTTCCATCTCTGATATAAGCAGCATAGGCAGAGTCATGAACTATGATCGACCCATTGGCCTCTGCAAACTCTACGAGTTGCTTTAGTTGCTGCCATGATGCAGCATGGCCCGTGGGATTGTTTGGTGAACAAAGGAAAATGATATCTGTCCTTGGGATTGTTGATAGATCAGGGAAGAAATCATTCTCAGGCCCGCAGTTCATATAGATAATGTTCCCATACTTGCCTGtttcctcttctaactcaccagcTTGACCAACCACGACACTTGAATCAATATAGGCCTGTCCCCAAAAATTTTGGCCCATCAAAGTGGTAGCAAAGAGCGTGCAAGTAAAATAAGGTTATATGAAAGACTTGATAAGCTTACAGGGAAAGATGGGTCCTGCACAGCCACTGTAACATTGGATCCTAGAAGCATCTGCAAATGGAGTGGTTAATCATCTGTATTCAGATGATAGACTGATACAATGAGTATGAAATGGTTGGTACCTGAAGGCGAGAAATGTCGCATTGTGCACCGTCCGATACGAAAATCTCATTAGCTTTAATACCCATATCCTGGTAAAATTTTCCTGCAATTGCCTTCCTTAATGCCtgcaaaaaagaaaggaagatcTTTCCACATTAAGCTTAGCTATatgggaaaagaaaaagaaagaaaaaatgacaTAATTACCATGTTGCCTTGTTCAGCTCCATATCCTCTATAACCTTGAATCGTTGATAGGCCACGAACTTGCTGCAATTTCATAAAGcaggaaaaaaaaagtttgaaaacatGAAGAAATGGAGAAGTACTTTTAAGTTCAACAAGGCTAATTGGTTAGTACCTCAGCCATTGCTAGTGTTATGGTGTCTGGTATAGGCTGTGTTGTATCGCCAATTCCAAGTCTTATTAAGCTTGCATCTGGGTTCTTCTGCAAGTGTTCAGATTCATGCCTGGATATCTAAATAAGGGAAATACCAAAGGTAAGGCCATGGAAGAGTCTAAAGAAGAATTTTAGAGATTTCATTAAGTCATATTTGATACTACTGCAACTTCTGCATTTCATGCAGACGTTAGCATATGAGAAAATAAACATGCTAACATAAATTGAGATGCACCCATGGCCATGATCCTACCTCAGGAAAAAGATATCCACTACGTAGTTTCTCCAAGTTCGAATTTCGTGGGACCTTCGTGCAATGACCTACAATAATGACATGGAATTCATACTTGCTAAACATGGAATTCATACTTGCTAATTAGTACATAACTTCGAGTACGAGAATAAGACTCTCAAacaatataatttcataacattttCACATCTGACACATATTCATATCCGATAATCATATTCTTcaaaattttgagggaaaaaaataaataaatacttaccAACTATGATTTCATCATTTGATTTTGAACTGTAAATTACACGGAAAAGAAAAGTGTCATTCAgaagcaaaagtactgaaaaagaTGATAGTATATAAGAAACATTTGATTAATATAGTCCATAACCTGTTCCAACTTTCTTTAGGTTGTAATAACACTGCATGAGGCATGCAAACCCGGGATAAGAACTGAGAATAATACATTGTGTTTGTTTCAGATTTGGGGTGAAGGGCTTTTGATTATGGGATATTGTTTAATGGGATTTACAATGGATATATATACTTAACATCGTGACCGACTGAGAACAATGAACAATGGGGGACCATCACTATTTGTGGATGTGCAACAGAATTTGCTGTGGAGGTTCCTAGAAGCAAACAAAACATAATGTGATCAATCTGCTCACGCCACCACCCATTTGACTGCATGAAGATACTATTTTCCACTTATGTTGTCTAAAACACGAGAGATAATATTGTTTACCAATAATTTTTTAGGgtataacttatattagtatcATCTTAAAAatccatatttaatattttttcaacttaaattaactttaattacattatttataattttttaaataataaataaatatcttttcttcttttataattttataattatttttattttttttccaaaaattaatattttttatttctgtgcaacctaattttttttaaaaaattaactttaacCAAATAACAAAGTTTGATAATACAATCTGTGGTGGCTATAATTTTTCAATGTTGTATTAATGTTTTTTAAggttcttatttaatttttaattgttggttttatttttttatttattttcaattttttcctttttctcttcttttaatttttaattatttatttcaggtttttcaaatttagagaaaatgctatatataaatgaatttatagtaccatttgtatattttaaaatttggtgatGTAAGGTTATTTTATGGGtatctaaatattaaatattttaaaatgatcatAACTTAAATTATTCTTTGTTTTTATATCTTATTTAAAAGATTATATTCCATATTCATAACCCAACATTAAATTTCCACACTACAGCATGCTTTTCCAATGCAAAAACTTCTACCCTGGATGATTCCTTGAACTTACCACGATTTGTAATGTCCCATTATTTAACGAggcatcaattttttttttccagaaaAAGTCTATTGCAACATTAATAAGACTACATGCATGGTTAATTGAGTCTACTAATTTAAGAAGAAAGTTTATTCAGCCACATGGCACAAGctaattcactttttttttaggCACCAGGACTCCGTCAGCTGCTGAGTGGTGAGTCAGCCAGTGGCTGCTTAAAAAGGAGTCGTGGGGCAGCTGAATTGTGACCAAATTTGTGGGACATTTTCCATTACGATCCTGACTTTGCATTGATGCGTTCAAAGACACATTGGAAATTGGTTTTAGTGAATGGATTGAAGGTTTTGCATGGAAATTGAAAAATACCATACATGGAAAAAAAGCATCTcacctttaataattttttggtgataataaatatatataataacctCATTTCAACCTTTAATGGGGATTAACAGCTTGGGGTGAGAAACAAGACACGAATGTAGAGTTTATAAGCTTATCATCCAGAATTGTCCTTTAACTTAGACTACACCTTCCATCAGTGTCAGTGTGGAATTTTGTATATATCTCTCTCACTCTCATGAGACTGGAAAAACTTTGCTTTGCCTTGCTCGATTCTCCAACTTAGATACTATACAATTAAATGCCTCAGCCTCTATGAAATAGACTTATTTTTTGGGAACTGAAAATCcatctaaattttgaaagaatttccgtaaatatattatatttaaaaaaaataaatttaaattaaaaaatttaaccccatttaaaatatgagtcacaCTCAGATTTAATCATTCAAAACTTCAatccaattaattttttaaaatttataatataatatattatattaacttcatatattatgtaaataacacataaaatttaaatttataataatacatagtactatataatgtaaacattttaaaataaatattaatatgactatatataatttttttaataaatgaaaataaaatttttaaataatataaaaaagttcaaaaaaaattaaaaataatataggttAGTCTAAAATGAGCTTTagtgaatttgaataaatataaacAGAGGCAGATCTAAGGGGGCTGCCAAGGCCCCAgtcataaaatgaaaaatttatcattcatgtcttttataatttataaaattttaaattcataatggtaaaattacactttattcctttctaaaataataaaaaattaatttaatcctctaaaaataataaagatataggttattaaaatgactaaattatatttttactatcataaaaatatataatttaattctgacccctaaaaaaatttctaatttcatccCTACCTTCTAAATCGTATTTCATATTGATATTAACCTAATAATACCTTTACCAAAAAAGAATgtaaatattcatttattagtTTACGTATAATGTAATGAAAAAGACTAATCCCattaatcttttattaatttacgTATTTCTTAATGTAATGAGAGAGACTAATcccaacattcatttattaatttacgtatttaaaatatatgaaaaaaataaaattatttacccGTATTGTAGATTGGAATTAGAATAGTAGAGAGTTTAAGATGGGGTGGCAAGAAAAGGTCCAAGTAAAGAAGCGGTACTTAACTTTCTCTCCCCCACGTGTAGGAGCTTCCTCTGTAGGCCTGAATTTCCACCTTTGAAACACATGTTTAAATGAATGCTTTACTATCAATCAAACAGCGCAATTTTATACGCCCACATAACTCCCACACACAGCCTATTCTTAATTTTCGCCTCTTCCTTCCCAACCTTTCCACACTCACAttcattgaatttaaatttaaaacaataaattaaatacaaatgTCCCGCATCTTTTATTCCATcttttttattcataattttaaaacCAACCCTTCCAAAAATCAAAACACTTCACTTTTACTCTAAAGTTAAAGTTTAATCGTGTTGTTTGAATCGGATCAGATTAGTTGGATTGACAATTAATCAATAGATTGATTCGAAAAGTGATTTGAATCGATTAGATCATGAATCGGTAAAAATTGATTGAATCAACTAAAAAATCGATTGAACTAGATCTTTCAAaagtttttaactttttaatcgaATTTGCTAAATTGGTTAGACCAAAAAATTAATGATCTAATCAATTCGACCATcaatctaatttaaaaaaattaaaaaattaaccgTGATGTATACTTAAGTGTGTGATTTTGATATGCAAATCACATTGCCatcaatatattaaaaaaaatcacccacattaataaattaaattgtattttaaatattatttagtagagagaataaaaaatattttaagaatgaGATAGAAAGTTATATGAATAGGTAAGTGAATGTGTATAGGCATATGAATTGCTAAGTGatataacataaatataataatattttttaaggtTTGAGTGATGAAATTTGTAAGTCTAGCAGTAGCTTTATTTTCTCTGTTACTTTCATTGTAGATTTTACCAATACACAATGCTAgctaaaattaaaaaagttaccTGCATCTCTTAAACCAACTCTTTGAAGGCATCACAGAATGTGCCACAAAGGCATCACAGAATGTGCCACAAATGCACCACAAAAGATGCCACAAAGGCATCACAGAATACGCCACGAAGGCTTTCCAGAGGATTTTGTGTTTACTGTTATGGTGAACCATCTCTATGTGTGCCATGGGATTTCtcccacatggtcttacacatatctTCATGTCATGTTTTGTTAGTCCAGTTTACATCTCATCAGAGGCTACACCATGAATATCCTCATTGTTATATAATGCCATCAGTCTCTACCACTTGGTCTTACATATACCTTTATGTCATGATCTGCCAGTCCAGTTAGCATTATCTGTAATACCTCGAAactttttatagtaaaatattattcgtgatatagtaaaataaggaaataaagtgacaaaaagggaaattttgagttatatcaatattgggaagtatattatgagatattgattcaagaaaggattaaattgtaaaagtgagaaaagttttgtggcctaagagtaaatactcaaaatttgaaggattaaagtgtaaatatgaaaagttgaaggactaataatgcaaatattttaagggtgaaatgatctagaaaccaaggaaaattgataaattatgaccaaattgaataggtgaagaattatgagggactaaattgcaattttaccaaattaagtgatgactctagattggaattttaaaagatcacaaagggtaaaatggtcaattggaaaagagagaaatctagagacaatgatgatgttggagatattttagataaattaaataaataaatattagtttattaatactttaaattgatttttaaatgatattttattattttatttaatatatatgtgtaaggaAAGAAAGGGGAGGATGATCACCATTCTcatgcaactaacgtgagaagaagaagaagaaagaaagttttccttttcttacaatttagtcctttctccaaaaattcattattttcacctaaaaattgaaagaatttccatagccatcaagagagaaagatagcaaagAGATGATTgagagcaagaatatcaagttggattcaataAATAGAAgctgaaagagagagaaaaa
The sequence above is drawn from the Gossypium hirsutum isolate 1008001.06 chromosome A05, Gossypium_hirsutum_v2.1, whole genome shotgun sequence genome and encodes:
- the LOC107957920 gene encoding probable LL-diaminopimelate aminotransferase, chloroplastic, which produces MYYSQFLSRVCMPHAVLLQPKESWNSSKSNDEIIVGHCTKVPRNSNLEKLRSGYLFPEISRHESEHLQKNPDASLIRLGIGDTTQPIPDTITLAMAEQVRGLSTIQGYRGYGAEQGNMALRKAIAGKFYQDMGIKANEIFVSDGAQCDISRLQMLLGSNVTVAVQDPSFPAYIDSSVVVGQAGELEEETGKYGNIIYMNCGPENDFFPDLSTIPRTDIIFLCSPNNPTGHAASWQQLKQLVEFAEANGSIIVHDSAYAAYIRDGSPRSIFAIPGAKEVAIEISSFSKFAGFTGVRLGWTVVPEELLYSNGFPVIKDFNRIVCTCFNGASNIAQAGGLACLSTDGYHDLCKVIDYYMENAKILVDGFTSLGWKVYGGKNAPYIWVHFPGMSSWNVFAEILKKTNIVTVPGRGFGPAGEEYIRVSAFGQRQNILEAIRRLNSFL